The genomic interval ACCTCACCGCCTCAGGACCTGTCTGCTCTCCACAGGTGTGTCTCACCTAAACGAACAGACCCGCGCTGTAGTCAAACGCAGACATGGATTCAAATGTGTCCCTCTacaagaggaggatggaggagggaggagaggaatcaGTAAGGCTCCTAACTAAATTAAAACTGCACTAGGCATTCCAAACTTCATTTGATACATTTAAGCCACACAAGCACTTAGAATGATTTAGTTTCCTGGTCATTTAATTTATGTTCAGATGAAACACTGATGAGAATACggtttcattttgttttgtttttttactttcacctcaggtgtgtgcatgtgagggagagagaaagagagagagagagggagttccATCTGGTGAAACGGAGTGGGCAGGAGGAAAAAGTGACAGATGTGGGGGCCAGTGCCAGTGTGAGAAGTGAGAGTTGGGACTGTCAGACATGTCGACTCCGGTGCGGTGATGGATGGCCAGTGAGGTAAGACGGATGACATCGTCTGTCTCAGCCGTGTTGTCATAGTGCAGGACTGCTGCTTGTCTTGCCTCTCAATATCAGAGGGCAAACTGAAGTTTGTTTACTCTGCCTCAGTGGAGTGATTTAGAAGCAGGCCATGGGAGATTGgagggtgaggggtggggggggggggggtggagtgaaTGTGGGGAAGGTATGCTTTGCTGTAAGGGTTGGATCGGATTTCTAAACAGCCCTTTGAAAATCTAGACCATCGTTAAAAGTCAGGGGGCTTTAAACACAACCAGGCCAGGATGTAATTCAGAGgtttgaaagaaaacaaaacaaaaacataaacacaaatccccccacccacccccatatactcacacacacacacacacaccatacagaaTATCTCATCCCCTTATTAAAATGCCCAGGACGTTTATCTTTCACAAAAGAGGAGGCCTCCTGAAAGAGTACTTATAGAATCATGCAATCACACAGTATCTCTCGAAACAATATTCTGGCATGGAAGCCGTCCTCACAAGACAAACCTGCCACCGTGTCTCCAAAACAACAGACATTTGGGCAGGGTGTTATTGCGATGCAAGATGGATTGCAGTCTGGCTTATTTTGCTGCAagggggttgagagagagagagagagagagagagagagagagagagagagagagagagagagagagagagagagagagagagacttcgtATTTCCAGCACAGCTTAAAGGCAGGgggtgggagaggggggtgggctTAGActgtgtcacactgttcacaGTGTTTATGCATACCAGGCCACTGTGAGTGCCTCTTTGTCGCTTAAGTgtttacatgaatttattttggGAAAAATTCCACAGGATGGGGATGGGGATCTCTATAAATTATGGAATCGAGCGCTTTGTGTAATGATAACTTCTGTCAGTTAGTCATTCTTTGTGACAGTGTTTTTAAGAGTGTGTAAATATATGGGTGCTGAGAGAAAGGGGAGTCTGTGTTGAAAGGTGAtggcaggaggaggtggagaagtaGAGAACTGCAGGGACAGCAGGAGAATTCAGCTTTTGTCAGGGACAAAAAATGAGCGTGAGCTGACAGAAAAAATACCTGACAGTCTGGTTTTGGACAGACATTTCATCTGCAATTGTTCTGTCATGATGAATACTGttgaaataaacaaaaaaaaacaatactggTGCTTCATgaaatcaacaaacaaacaaacaaacaaacctgcCAACCAAAAAAATCCTAAAGTGTCTGCACTGCAGAATCCCTCCAAAGAGCCAAAAATCCAGCCATCTAAACGATGGTCACTAAATCACTAGCGCAGACCCTTTGCTCAGATCCCTGTCGCCTGGCAGTGTGTGTCTGGATATGGTGATGGATGCTCCAGCAAGAGGCCTGGTCTTCTGGAAGCCCCTGAATTATGTCACCCCCCAGTCCTGAAAGACGACTCTCCGCCAGGGTCCCCCTGTGGCTGACCTCAGACATCCATATCTAAAGGGGAacgcagagagaaggagacgaCATGCTCCTTATCAGTCATGGCTGCAGGTCACCACGACTACATTTCACatgccaccaacaggtcaagtATATCACTGGCCACTTAGGGTCAGAGGAAGGAGGCtctaatatatgtgtgtgtgggtgtgtgtgtgtgtgtgtgtgtgtttacaataTGATGTATAAAAATGTCCATGAATGCTAATATTTTTAAATATGAAAAATTACAACTCAATGACGAGAACTTTTGATGCTTAGGTATATAGTCATCTCAAAGGCCATTTTGACAGGCACTTGTGGCATCTTATAAAGTGGAACATGTGAATTTCCAAAACTCACATTTAATTGATTCCCCAGCTTAAATACTTATCTGTAGATGTCcagggaataataataataataaaaacaatgacttTATTTGAGCTTGGTAGAGGAACAACCTAAGATGTATGCACCTCACCTTTTTAGAATCTTTTGCAGACTCATGTGGTGATTATATCTATCTGATGACCTTGTGTTGTCCTTTTAAAGGAGTTTATGCAACAGAATGTCAACCATTTTATCTTGTTGTGTCAATGCACTCACTAACCTGATGTGCTGCCAATCACTGAAAGAAAAGCTCAGTCACAGGGATATGTGTTCTTTAGAGTTATTGATGATTGTTCTTAGTTACGAACgattaatgacacacacacacacacacaccatcacacattaAGATGCTGACGTTAATAAAGTGATACACTGGGctttttaaaatgttatttaccTACTAATATACAGTACTTCTGGTGTTCAGGCTGACACTCTTGGGATGTGGTGGAACCAGAGCTGTATATAGCGATgactttgggtggagcagtatGATGGTGACACCTGCTGGACACTAATAGATATTACAGCTTGGGGAATCTTGGAACATTTGCACATATGGCACAGGAAACAGAGAAAGCATAGTCTACATTTTTCAGGCAGTGTAAATGTTACCATCTGGAAATATTCTATTGAGTCTTTTGGAGAAATAAAAGGAGCTAATTCCCCTTAAATTGATACTAATGGACCATACATTTCCCTTGGGATTAACAAAGTATCTATCAGGAAAACAACACAGCACACTGTCAAGAGAGTGCTATTTATTGATGTTTAATGTTTGATTATTGAGTTGAAGTAATTGATGATTAAATCAAAATGATTAcgtaaaaaagtaattaatgttttaacaacACTAAACTCAATTCTTTACTAGAGTTGACCCTTGCCTAGTTAGGATGTATGCATTGTTGACATGATGGCTCAATGTCAGAAATGCACAGAGCAGGATAGCTctgtgggaaaaaaaacagtcttGCAAATAATATTTATAAAGACAGGTATAGTACTGAACTAAAGTGACACCTGAACCGACAcctacaacaacaaaaaagagagaaaaaaataaatgacatgccCAAAAAACATCAGCCCTCGTACTGTATATAAGTGTGACTAGATATTGCCACCCACTTCCTTATTGAATAGTCACTCTCATCAGCAAGGTTATGTACATCAGTCTCTTTTATTAATCTGATTTTATTAGAACATGCCACATGATCCTTTTGGGATGACAGGAATGCTGAAGTATGTCACATTATGTACTGGCACTTTTATTCAAATAAAGCTTTGTCAGACAGTCAAATAGATCCCGTATGTTTGTCAACCCAAAATTGAATGTACGTATGCACTGTTGTTGTTTAGCAGCCTCTTCCTACCACCAACGGCAACACTATTCGTTGGGTTAACGCCTTGATTggttagaaaactgatgcaacggCAGTCTGCAGAGCATGATTACAATGAACCCAGTGTGAGCGGGGACAGTGTGATGTGGTTTCTTTTCTGTTACATCAGATAAAGGAACTGCATTTTAGTAGAACTCCTGAACTAACAAGTTTGTATGCCagcgtgtttgtatgtgtttctgaCAGACAAAACAGGCTTTAAAGAGCCTCAACTGTATGTGCAGTCATTCAGAGTCTTATCTCTGGAGCTTTTTATTTTGTTGCGGGTAAAGAGAACAATGCTCAGTTGAATGGTCTGTCAATGCTGGGTTTTCCTCTGTACAGAGTACCCGCCCTTCCTACAGCTCAGTTGAACATAACATGGAATCCCTTGTAATTTTCTCACAAagaaaggagaaaggagagacagATGTGATATACAAGTAAACAGAGGAGAGACTggcaaatgtacacacacatgatacacaaactgtgaaggagagagataaagaggaagTGAAAAAGACAGACAAAAGAGGATGACTAGTAAAAGTGTAGGGGGGTAGATGGCAAAAGTGATTAATTTAAGAGGAATAACCAGTACTGCCCTCATCGTAATACTGGTTTGAATGGTACTGAGAGGCAGGCAGTGGGAGCTGGTATAGAGAAGCTTAGTGAGGGCTGCTCTTATCACTCCACTAGTTACAGCACACCGATAGGATATCTCCTACCCTCACTCTGATCCATGTGGAATAGTGTGCACAGATAGCATGGCTGCACAGAGgaatgaaagttttttttttttttctgacttcAAGCTAGAGATAACACGGTCCTCAGGGCAGACTGCAGCTTGCCTGTTTCTTCTTCTCAAATAAATATTCCCCTGAGTAGATACTTTCACACTGTACCTCAGTTGTTTTTAAAAGGGGCACTTCTCTAACTGCAGTTGCAGTGCCATGGAACCAAACTTATATCGTACCAAGGACAACAATGTGGCTGCATTATCGCTATATTTGTTCATTTTTATCCAAACAGGAGTTGGTTAGGTAAAAATACAAAAGGGGCCTCTTTTCCAATAATTTGCTTGaggaaaaaagtaaaaaaaaaaaaaaaatcattatccAATTGAATGGGCATTAGTAATGGACATTGGTATGCCACCATGAGTTAGTATTTAATATGCTCTTTTCACTTCACTAGTTATAACAAGGTAAAAAATGTTAGTGATGTAATTAAACCACAAGGTAAATTAGCAACAATAAGGTACTTTCAGTTGAGACTCTAACAGTGTTAAAGCAACTGTCAACTTTCAGATGAGACTAAAGCAATATCTATAAACATCAAATGAAACCATTGTCAAATCCAAGCAAATTCACAAAAGTTTCCAATTCCTATGTGTTAAATCTTCACTGCAATGCACTCAAGATGAAAATAGTGTACAAAAAGGcagaatttttattttttaaaagaaaatgtaaAAGGCAGGTAAAAAGAGAACGTTATAATAAATTAAGATAAAAGTGGTGTTTTCCATCACTGAATTTAACTTGTTTCAACAGTTTCATGTCCATAAGTGTCTTCAGGAAAGGATTGTGTCTatacaaataaacatttaaGGCAAACCGCACAAACAACCATGATGCTTCAGTCCAACCAAAAAACCATGAGAACACTGTAGCTGTTTAAAACATGGGGTGGTCAGTGTATGAAGTAAGTTGCAGCAGCTTCATATTCAAGCCACACTGCTGGTAAGCTTTCTTATGAGCTTTGTTTCTTTGGGGCATTACATATACAAGAGTCCTCTACACAAACAGATTGAATGTCAAAGCTTGTTTATGCAAATTCTACGAGGAAACATTAAATCAAAGTAGTACACATCAATTCACTTTTGTATATTGAATGTCTCGCATCTTGATGCTAGTAGCTCTTCTTAttcatatagatatatatatattttactaCAATAAAAGGATTCAGGGAACATTACCTAGACTGTTCTCTGGCTCAACCGCTACCTTTAGATTAAAATATGTCCCAGAAGAGTTTTCCCATGAACAAACATCTTCCTTGTTGGAAGACCAAGGTGTAATTTGGCAGGTGACGTACAGACCATCCCAACGTTGAATAAAATAAGGCCTATGTAAACATGTTATTCATTCAAAGTAGATATGTAGACATTCTACTACCACTTAACCTTGGTGTATTTGCCATTTGAACTAGCCATACAATTTTTCCTTCACtgcttgggggaaaaaaaaaaaaatcactcctCTACATGGCCATTAAATCATGGCCATAAATCAATAATTTCGGATGCTGAAGAAACCCACGCTGGTTGGTGACTCCTTTACTGTTACAGTGACAAGATTGGCCGTGACATCCGTGACAAAAACATGCTCGATCAGACTTCGGGTTGGCTTCCAATCCTGGCTTGCTTGGACAGCAATGGACAAGTCCTGCCCATTGCTGGGGAATGGGGAATCCTGGTCAGAGTCGGAGCTGCTCCCTTCTTCGCCAGTGCTCATCTCGCACAGAACTTTCCCCTTTCCTCCATCCTTAGAGGACGACCTCTCGCGTTTTCCCACAGGTTCCCTGATCTCTGTGGGTAGTTTCAGTGATGGACTCTTCTCCACTCTGTTTGGAGGCCTCTTTGCTGACCTTTCCGTCATGGGACCCAAGTCATTGGTGTCCTCGGCTTTGATTTGATCCCCTCCTGGCTGGCTCTTTTTGGGCTGCTGTGCACCTGAACTGGCAATGGCTGGTTGAAGGCTCTGCTCTTTGCCAATGAGGGTCTTTCGTGCCGGGTTGGCAGCGCCTCTGAAGTTGCTTCCTGCCACGTTTCCATTTCCTGCCGTCCCACCACATTGCAACGGCTTGTTCGCACTCTGCAGGTTTAGTGCCTGCATATTCATATTGGGACTTCTCACAGAAGGGAAGgatgctgctgttgttttattgctAGGCAGCCTCTGCAGAGGGGTCTGTCCAGAGGAAACATTGTGCTTTTTCTGTCCATTGGGAGATCCCAAGACAGACTGAGGAGCCCCCTgattgttgctgctgctggtgttggtgGAGAGTTTGGAATTGTGTAAATTCAGGGATGCAACACCTGGTGATTTGCATGATGATGACGTTGATGATGATTTCAAGTCTAACCCAGCACCGCTGCCAGACTCAGTCACTGATAGTTTGAAGTCGGGAGCACCCTTACCCTGTGGAAGCCTGTTGAAAGAAGGCGAAGTGGGGCCCAGAGATCGTCCAGGACCTATGCTGCTTAGTGACGGTTTAACAGCGCCACTCTGGCTAAAGGCACCTCGGCTGTGCAGCCCCGGGGAGTCCCGGTTGGCACTCCGGCCCATGCCCGGGTAAGTgaagctggctggctgcagggGCTTCTTGATTGTGTTCGGCCGAAGTTCGGCGAGAGAGTCCTTGATTGATGGCTTGATGATCTTGCGGGGAGGCTTGCCCTGGCGCAGGGCCCTTAGCTCTGGTGGCAGTGCTTTCCTGCCCCGCTTCTTCTTTACTGGCTCCTGCTTGGCCACTACAATCTGTGCCTTCTTCTGGGGCACAGGGTGAAGTTCCCGAAGGCGAGGTGCTGGCTTGGCCTTTCTGTCACTCTCATCTTCATCATCGTCttctgaggaggaggatgaagacgatgaggaggaagaatcagaagaggaggaggaagatgaggagctGCTGGACTTTGTGACTTCTGGAACGGTTTCCTGTAGAGGTGATCAAAGACTTAATCACCTTGCCTAggcatttcaaaatatattccACTAGCAGTGATTTATTACATGTACATACCACAATTTTTCGAGGTCGTCCTCTAGGCCTTTTGCCTTTTTTGCGGTATAACATCTCTTTTTCTTGTTCACTGTGAATGTACAAAAAGGTGCACTGCTTTAGCCACAGTCATTTTGAAATGACTTTGTATTTGCAAATGAAACAAAACACCATGACATTATGTTTTAACATAAATGCTACAAGTAAGGTCGGTGTAAATTCCCCTGATATTTCCCGAAGCAGTTTCAAGTGAAATAATATGCAAACACTTGCTGAAATCCAGTTCCTTTTCTCTAAAAGACCATAACAACCTACTCACTTCCTGCTTTCACTATTTTCCATTTTCTTTCTGGGGCACATTTGCTAGAAACAATTCTGTCTGTCACATTTATTTAGCTTAGAATCAATTAAAAGTAAAGCATTTCATTACAATTCATGGAACCCATCTTTGTAAACAGCGTGCACGTCTACTGGCACCACAAACTGGGGTGCTGTTAACGCCTGCTAGAGCGTTTCCAGGCACATTGTTTGCACTTGGCGAGGGGAGGGCTCTTTGCATGtgtggggttgggtgggggtaGCTCACCTCTTGTTAAATGCAGCCAATAATCTTGGGTCAAGGAGGTTTTCCTGAGGCTCCCAGCTATTGTGCCTGAAACAGATAATGAAAGTGATTTAGAGCAACTTGCAGCAACCATGTCACGCAGTCAGTGACAGTTTTGAGCTGGGCTGCATTGTGACTCATGTGAAGGTTTTTTCTCACTCCTGCCCTTATACTATTTCCCTTATTCTTCTAGTAAGGCAGTTGAGTAAGTGAAACCCACAATCAGTTAGCTCTTCTCAATTAGATatgctataaaaataaaaaggtaAGCCTACTCCATAAACTTCCCCCAAAACATTTCATAGGCAACTCATGATACTAGACATGGCAATCTAGCATACGTGTAGGCCGCTAACATGC from Alosa sapidissima isolate fAloSap1 chromosome 3, fAloSap1.pri, whole genome shotgun sequence carries:
- the cbx2 gene encoding chromobox protein homolog 2, translated to MEELSAVGEQVFDAECILNKRLRKGKLEYLVKWRGWSSKHNSWEPQENLLDPRLLAAFNKSEQEKEMLYRKKGKRPRGRPRKIVETVPEVTKSSSSSSSSSSSDSSSSSSSSSSSEDDDEDESDRKAKPAPRLRELHPVPQKKAQIVVAKQEPVKKKRGRKALPPELRALRQGKPPRKIIKPSIKDSLAELRPNTIKKPLQPASFTYPGMGRSANRDSPGLHSRGAFSQSGAVKPSLSSIGPGRSLGPTSPSFNRLPQGKGAPDFKLSVTESGSGAGLDLKSSSTSSSCKSPGVASLNLHNSKLSTNTSSSNNQGAPQSVLGSPNGQKKHNVSSGQTPLQRLPSNKTTAASFPSVRSPNMNMQALNLQSANKPLQCGGTAGNGNVAGSNFRGAANPARKTLIGKEQSLQPAIASSGAQQPKKSQPGGDQIKAEDTNDLGPMTERSAKRPPNRVEKSPSLKLPTEIREPVGKRERSSSKDGGKGKVLCEMSTGEEGSSSDSDQDSPFPSNGQDLSIAVQASQDWKPTRSLIEHVFVTDVTANLVTVTVKESPTSVGFFSIRNY